A single genomic interval of Dromiciops gliroides isolate mDroGli1 chromosome 1, mDroGli1.pri, whole genome shotgun sequence harbors:
- the LOC122740766 gene encoding myelin-oligodendrocyte glycoprotein-like, with protein sequence MEILCPSASFLSNYVITFIIILKKPTLASGKFSVIGPAEPIQASLGGVAELSCYLSPSQSAQHMEVVWFHSTHVVHVYRDGEDQFGDQAPNYQGRTELKRDAITSGNVTLKIWDVRYLDSGRYMCLLSNGFHQEEADMELKVLVHSCRSFPWMRGITGILALTYSLEIQIAIFYTWLKHKCRGFQQDETSPSKDWKFEAAYLLLVVIKIISMVLPMLYIRDQRQHHSTEPVPKLTISTLPGRCLGYIESLFAEKR encoded by the exons ATGGAGATTCTCTGTCCCTCAGCTTCCTTTCTCTCCAATTATGTGATTACCTTTATCATCATCCTCAAGAAGCCAACACTGGCCTCAG GAAAGTTCTCAGTGATTGGACCTGCAGAACCCATCCAGGCCTCACTTGGGGGAGTGGCAGAATTATCATGTTACCTGTCCCCATCTCAGAGTGCTCAACACATGGAGGTGGTCTGGTTCCATTCCACTCATGTGGTACATGTCTATCGAGATGGGGAGGATCAGTTTGGAGACCAGGCCCCTAATTACCAAGGGAGGACAGAGCTGAAGAGAGATGCTATCACAAGTGGGAATGTCACCCTGAAGATATGGGATGTGAGatacttggattcaggaaggtaCATGTGTCTTCTTTCGAATGGGTTTCACCAAGAGGAAGCTGACATGGAGCTGAAGGTCTTAG TCCATTCTTGCAGGTCATTTCCCTGGATGAGAGGGATTACTGGGATCCTGGCTCTGACTTACTCACTTGAAATACAAATAGCTATTTTTTATACGTGGCTGAAGCACAAAtgcagag GGTTTCAACAAGATGAAACATCACCTTCTAAAGACTGGAAATTTGAGGCAGCATACCTTTTGCTGGTAGTTATAAAGATCATTTCCATGGTACTGCCAATGTTATACATCAGGGATCAAAGGCAGCATCACAGCACTGAACCAGTCCCAAAGCTGACAATAAG TACCTTACCAGGAAGATGCCTTGGATACATAGAAAGCCTGTTTGCTgaaaagaggtaa
- the LOC122745682 gene encoding LOW QUALITY PROTEIN: myelin-oligodendrocyte glycoprotein-like (The sequence of the model RefSeq protein was modified relative to this genomic sequence to represent the inferred CDS: inserted 2 bases in 1 codon): MMEILSPLVYFLSSYFLTFILLFRMPTLTSGQFSVIGPAGPIQASLGGEAELTCYLSPPQSAQHMEVIWFQSTRMVHLYRDGQDKFEDQAPDYRGRTELVXDAITNGNVTLKIRDVKYLDAGWYKCLIEDDFHQEEADMELKVLSEESEPKISTTYLWILFLVSLLMLLVFILMQVSHFRSVPWMKYINRSLILIYTLEFEMIICAIWIHQRCVVCPDPECATLPLQSRA; encoded by the exons ATGATGGAGATTTTAAGTCCCTTAGTTTATTTTCTCTCCAGTTACTTCCTTACCTTCATCCTCCTCTTCAGAATGCCAACATTGACCTCAG GGCAGTTCTCAGTAATTGGACCTGCAGGACCCATCCAGGCCTCACTTGGGGGAGAAGCAGAGTTAACATGTTACCTGTCCCCACCCCAGAGTGCTCAGCACATGGAGGTGATCTGGTTCCAATCCACTCGCATGGTACATCTCTATCGAGATGGGCAAGACAAGTTTGAAGACCAGGCCCCTGATTACCGAGGGAGGACAGAGCTGGT AGATGCTATCACAAATGGGAATGTCACCCTAAAGATACGGGATGTGAAGTACTTGGATGCAGGATGGTACAAGTGTCTCATTGAAGATGATTTTCACCAAGAGGAAGCTGACATGGAGCTAAAGGTCTTAA GTGAAGAATCTGAGCCAAAGATTTCGACAACATATTTATGGATCCTGTTTCTGGTGTCTTTACTTATGCTATTAGTGTTTATTCTAATGCAAG TATCCCATTTCAGGTCAGTTCCCTGGATGAAATACATTAATAGGAGCCTGATTCTGATATATACATTGGAATTTGAAATGATCATTTGTGCCATCTGGATACATCAGAGATGTGTAG TGTGCCCTGATCCTGAGTGTGCCACACTTCCTTTGCAGTCTAGAGCCTGA